In the genome of Triticum urartu cultivar G1812 chromosome 5, Tu2.1, whole genome shotgun sequence, one region contains:
- the LOC125509930 gene encoding fructokinase-1 isoform X1 — protein sequence MAGGGELVVSFGEMLVDFVPTVAGVSLAEAPAFLKAPGGAPANVSIAVARLGGEAAFVGKLGDDEFGRMLAAILRDNGVDDGAVVFDAGARTALAFVTLRADGEREFMFYRNPSADMLLTADELNVDVIKRATVFHYGSISLIAEPCRSAHLRAMEIAKEAGALLSYDPNPREALWSSREEARTKILSIWDQADIVKVSESEVEFLTGINSVEDDVVMKLWRPTFKLLLVTLGGQGCKYYARDFRGVVPSYKIQQVDTTGAGDAFVGALLRKIVQDPSSLQNQEKLVEAIKFANACGAITTTKKGAIPSLPTEIEVLQLMENA from the exons ATGGCGGGCGGGGGCGAGCTGGTGGTCAGCTTCGGGGAGATGCTGGTGGACTTCGTGCCGACGGTGGCGGGGGTGTCGCTGGCGGAGGCGCCGGCCTTCCTCAAGGCCCCCGGCGGCGCGCCGGCCAACGTCTCCATCGCGGTCGCGCGGCTCGGCGGCGAGGCCGCCTTCGTCGGCAAGCTCGGCGACGACGAGTTCGGCCGGATGCTGGCCGCCATCCTCCGCGACAACGGCGTCGACGACGGCGCCGTCGTCTTCGACGCGGGGGCGCGCACCGCGCTCGCCTTCGTCACGCTGCGCGCCGACGGGGAGCGCGAGTTCATGTTCTACCGCAACCCCAGCGCCGACATGCTCCTCACCGCCGACGAGCTCAACGTCGACGTCATCAAGAGG GCTACAGTCTTCCACTATGGATCAATAAGCTTGATTGCTGAGCCTTGCCGGTCGGCACATCTGCGCGCCATGGAGATTGCCAAAGAGGCCGGCGCGCTTCTCTCATATGATCCAAACCCAAGGGAGGCATTGTGGTCATCCCGTGAGGAGGCTCGCACCAAGATCTTGAGTATCTGGGACCAGGCAGACATTGTCAAGGTCAGTGAGTCTGAGGTCGAGTTTTTGACTGGCATCAACTCAGTAGAGGACGATGTTGTCATGAAGCTGTGGCGCCCTACCTTTAAGCTCCTCCTGGTCACTCTTGGAGGTCAAGGCTGCAAGTACTATGCCAGG GATTTCCGTGGAGTTGTCCCATCGTACAAAATACAACAAGTTGATACAACAGGTGCTGGTGATGCATTTGTTGGTGCTCTGCTCCGGAAAATTGTCCAAGATCCATCATCACTGCAA AATCAGGAAAAGCTCGTGGAGGCGATTAAATTTGCGAATGCATGTGGAGCAATCACCACCACAAAGAAAGGGGCAATCCCTTCATTGCCCACAGAAATTGAGGTCTTGCAGCTGATGGAGAATGCATAG
- the LOC125507177 gene encoding uncharacterized protein LOC125507177: MTVTWTSGYGISEAHPFVEWGMKGSHPVHAAADTVTFGRESLCGEPARSVGWRDPGFIHTAFLKNLSPEKQYYYKIAHTLHDGKVIWGKPKSFGAPPYPGQKSTAEGCYEVGKLPIYSLIIKVVQEHQKMYTMLKIAMMYMMKMYIFSIKMMKTYMMLKIAMIDAQEHQKIRKGSQATTVAIAIAKEHKLSKLEDARKLVKDNMDEERVQAVVTGVTPLRSGHYMMELLDMKCWEIQNKYKLYLLNHVTNTLYDMLNLTTPSYARTRRAPITRNTFLDMSSVSYNLLRDNRYVRNAIESDCSFSVPAKLLT; the protein is encoded by the exons ATGACTGTCACATGGACAAGCGGCTATGGCATCAGTGAGGCGCACCCCTTCGTTGAATGGGGCATGAAAGGGAGCCATCCCGTGCACGCAGCAGCTGACACCGTCACCTTTGGTCGTGAGAGCCTATGTG GAGAGCCTGCTCGTAGTGTTGGTTGGAGGGATCCAGGCTTCATACACACAGCTTTCCTCAAGAATCTGTCGCCGGAGAAACA ATACTACTACAAAATCGCACACACGCTCCATGATGGAAAAGTTATATGGGGCAAGCCCAAATCCTTCGGAGCACCTCCTTATCCCGGGCAAAAGTCAACCGCAGAGGGTTGTTACGAGGTGGGGAAACTTCCGATCTACTCATTAATTATCAAGGTGGTACAAGAACATCAGAAGATGTATACGATGCTCAAGATAGCAATGATGTATATGATGAAGATGTACATTTTTTCGATAAAGATGATGAAGACGTACATGATGCTCAAGATAGCAATGATAGATGCTCAAGAACACCAAAAGAT ACGCAAAGGATCACAGGCGACGACAGTCGCCATTGCAATCGCGAAGGAGCACAAACTTAGTAAACTCGAAGATGCCAGGAAGCTAGTCAAGGACAACATGGATGAGGAACGAGTTCAGGCCGTGGTGACGGGTGTGACACCCCTCCGCTCCGGGCACTACATGATGGAGCTGCTGGACATGAAGTGTTGGGAAATCCAAAACAAGTACAAACTCTACCTCCTCAACCACGTCACGAACACATTGTACGACATGCTCAATCTCACCACCCCAAGCTATGCACGAACACGTCGAGCGCCAATTACAAGAAATACCTTCTTGGACATGTCGTCCGTCTCATACAACTTG CTGCGTGATAATAGATATGTAAGAAATGCCATTGAAAGCGACTGCTCCTTCAGTGTTCCTGCGAAGTTGCTAACATAG
- the LOC125509930 gene encoding fructokinase-1 isoform X2, which yields MAGGGELVVSFGEMLVDFVPTVAGVSLAEAPAFLKAPGGAPANVSIAVARLGGEAAFVGKLGDDEFGRMLAAILRDNGVDDGAVVFDAGARTALAFVTLRADGEREFMFYRNPSADMLLTADELNVDVIKRATVFHYGSISLIAEPCRSAHLRAMEIAKEAGALLSYDPNPREALWSSREEARTKILSIWDQADIVKVSESEVEFLTGINSVEDDVVMKLWRPTFKLLLVTLGGQGCKYYARDKYITLAQLPLRLEDSCCN from the exons ATGGCGGGCGGGGGCGAGCTGGTGGTCAGCTTCGGGGAGATGCTGGTGGACTTCGTGCCGACGGTGGCGGGGGTGTCGCTGGCGGAGGCGCCGGCCTTCCTCAAGGCCCCCGGCGGCGCGCCGGCCAACGTCTCCATCGCGGTCGCGCGGCTCGGCGGCGAGGCCGCCTTCGTCGGCAAGCTCGGCGACGACGAGTTCGGCCGGATGCTGGCCGCCATCCTCCGCGACAACGGCGTCGACGACGGCGCCGTCGTCTTCGACGCGGGGGCGCGCACCGCGCTCGCCTTCGTCACGCTGCGCGCCGACGGGGAGCGCGAGTTCATGTTCTACCGCAACCCCAGCGCCGACATGCTCCTCACCGCCGACGAGCTCAACGTCGACGTCATCAAGAGG GCTACAGTCTTCCACTATGGATCAATAAGCTTGATTGCTGAGCCTTGCCGGTCGGCACATCTGCGCGCCATGGAGATTGCCAAAGAGGCCGGCGCGCTTCTCTCATATGATCCAAACCCAAGGGAGGCATTGTGGTCATCCCGTGAGGAGGCTCGCACCAAGATCTTGAGTATCTGGGACCAGGCAGACATTGTCAAGGTCAGTGAGTCTGAGGTCGAGTTTTTGACTGGCATCAACTCAGTAGAGGACGATGTTGTCATGAAGCTGTGGCGCCCTACCTTTAAGCTCCTCCTGGTCACTCTTGGAGGTCAAGGCTGCAAGTACTATGCCAGG GACAAGTATATAACTCTTGCACAATTACCATTGAGACTTGAAGACTCATGCTGTAACTGA